A single window of Trachemys scripta elegans isolate TJP31775 chromosome 18, CAS_Tse_1.0, whole genome shotgun sequence DNA harbors:
- the LHX1 gene encoding LIM/homeobox protein Lhx1 isoform X2, with the protein MVHCAGCKRPILDRFLLNVLDRAWHVKCVQCCECKCNLTEKCFSREGKLYCKNDFFRCFGTKCAGCAQGISPSDLVRRARSKVFHLNCFTCMMCNKQLSTGEELYIIDENKFVCKEDYLNNSNTAKENSLHSDPSQDDAKDSESANVSDKEAGSNENDDQNLGAKRRGPRTTIKAKQLETLKAAFAATPKPTRHIREQLAQETGLNMRVIQVWFQNRRSKERRMKQLSALGARRHAFFRSPRRMRPLVDRLEPGELIPNGPFSFYGDYQSEYYGPGSNYDFFPQGPPSSQAQTPVDLPFVPSSGPSGTPLGGMDHPLPGHHPSSEAQRFTDIMSHPPGDSPSPEPNLPGSLHSMSAEVFGPSPPFSSISVNGGANYGNHLSHPPEMNEAAVW; encoded by the exons ATGGTGCACTGCGCCGGCTGCAAACGGCCAATCTTGGACCGGTTTTTGTTGAATGTACTGGACAGGGCTTGGCATGTGAAGTGTGTTCAGTGCTGTGAATGTAAATGCAATTTGACAGAGAAATGCTTTTCCAGAGAAGGCAAGCTTTACTGCAAAAACGACTTCTTTCG GTGTTTTGGGACCAAGTGTGCTGGCTGTGCCCAGGGGATCTCCCCCAGCGACTTGGTCAGGAGGGCGAGAAGCAAAGTGTTCCACTTGAACTGTTTTACTTGTATGATGTGTAACAAACAGCTCTCCACCGGCGAGGAGCTCTATATTATCGACGAGAACAAGTTTGTCTGCAAAGAAGATTACCTAAATAACAGCAATACTGCCAAAGAGAACAGCCTGCACTCAG ATCCTTCCCAAGACGACGCGAAAGACTCGGAGAGCGCAAACGTGTCAGACAAGGAAGCTGGCAGCAACGAAAATGATGATCAGAACCTGGGGGCCAAGAGGCGGGGTCCCCGCACCACTATCAAAGCCAAACAACTCGAAACTCTGAAAGCAGCCTTCGCAGCTACCCCCAAACCCACCAGGCACATCAGGGAACAGCTGGCCCAAGAAACCGGGCTCAACATGCGAGTCATACAG GTGTGGTTCCAGAACCGGCGCTCCAAGGAGCGGCGCATGAAGCAGCTAAGCGCGCTGGGGGCTCGCCGGCACGCCTTCTTCCGCAGCCCCCGCCGGATGAGGCCGCTGGTGGACCGGCTGGAGCCCGGGGAGCTCATCCCCAACGGGCCCTTCTCTTTCTATGGAG ATTATCAGAGCGAGTATTATGGCCCTGGAAGCAATTATGATTTCTTCCCACAAGGACCCCCTTCATCTCAAGCTCAGACGCCAGTCGATCTCCCGTTTGTGCCCTCTTCTGGGCCATCAGGAACTCCTCTGGGTGGAATGGATCACCCATTACCCGGACACCACCCTTCCAGTGAGGCTCAGCGCTTCACTGACATAATGTCCCACCCACCTGGAGActcacccagccctgagcccaaccTGCCAGGTTCTTTGCACTCCATGTCTGCAGAAGTTTTTGGTCCAAGTCCTCCGTTTTCTTCAATATCCGTCAACGGTGGTGCTAATTATGGCAATCACTTGTCACATCCACCAGAAATGAATGAAGCAGCTGTGTGGTAG
- the LHX1 gene encoding LIM/homeobox protein Lhx1 isoform X1: MVHCAGCKRPILDRFLLNVLDRAWHVKCVQCCECKCNLTEKCFSREGKLYCKNDFFRCFGTKCAGCAQGISPSDLVRRARSKVFHLNCFTCMMCNKQLSTGEELYIIDENKFVCKEDYLNNSNTAKENSLHSATTGSDPSLSPDSQDPSQDDAKDSESANVSDKEAGSNENDDQNLGAKRRGPRTTIKAKQLETLKAAFAATPKPTRHIREQLAQETGLNMRVIQVWFQNRRSKERRMKQLSALGARRHAFFRSPRRMRPLVDRLEPGELIPNGPFSFYGDYQSEYYGPGSNYDFFPQGPPSSQAQTPVDLPFVPSSGPSGTPLGGMDHPLPGHHPSSEAQRFTDIMSHPPGDSPSPEPNLPGSLHSMSAEVFGPSPPFSSISVNGGANYGNHLSHPPEMNEAAVW; this comes from the exons ATGGTGCACTGCGCCGGCTGCAAACGGCCAATCTTGGACCGGTTTTTGTTGAATGTACTGGACAGGGCTTGGCATGTGAAGTGTGTTCAGTGCTGTGAATGTAAATGCAATTTGACAGAGAAATGCTTTTCCAGAGAAGGCAAGCTTTACTGCAAAAACGACTTCTTTCG GTGTTTTGGGACCAAGTGTGCTGGCTGTGCCCAGGGGATCTCCCCCAGCGACTTGGTCAGGAGGGCGAGAAGCAAAGTGTTCCACTTGAACTGTTTTACTTGTATGATGTGTAACAAACAGCTCTCCACCGGCGAGGAGCTCTATATTATCGACGAGAACAAGTTTGTCTGCAAAGAAGATTACCTAAATAACAGCAATACTGCCAAAGAGAACAGCCTGCACTCAG CCACAACCGGCAGTGACCCCAGTCTGTCTCCGGATTCCCAAGATCCTTCCCAAGACGACGCGAAAGACTCGGAGAGCGCAAACGTGTCAGACAAGGAAGCTGGCAGCAACGAAAATGATGATCAGAACCTGGGGGCCAAGAGGCGGGGTCCCCGCACCACTATCAAAGCCAAACAACTCGAAACTCTGAAAGCAGCCTTCGCAGCTACCCCCAAACCCACCAGGCACATCAGGGAACAGCTGGCCCAAGAAACCGGGCTCAACATGCGAGTCATACAG GTGTGGTTCCAGAACCGGCGCTCCAAGGAGCGGCGCATGAAGCAGCTAAGCGCGCTGGGGGCTCGCCGGCACGCCTTCTTCCGCAGCCCCCGCCGGATGAGGCCGCTGGTGGACCGGCTGGAGCCCGGGGAGCTCATCCCCAACGGGCCCTTCTCTTTCTATGGAG ATTATCAGAGCGAGTATTATGGCCCTGGAAGCAATTATGATTTCTTCCCACAAGGACCCCCTTCATCTCAAGCTCAGACGCCAGTCGATCTCCCGTTTGTGCCCTCTTCTGGGCCATCAGGAACTCCTCTGGGTGGAATGGATCACCCATTACCCGGACACCACCCTTCCAGTGAGGCTCAGCGCTTCACTGACATAATGTCCCACCCACCTGGAGActcacccagccctgagcccaaccTGCCAGGTTCTTTGCACTCCATGTCTGCAGAAGTTTTTGGTCCAAGTCCTCCGTTTTCTTCAATATCCGTCAACGGTGGTGCTAATTATGGCAATCACTTGTCACATCCACCAGAAATGAATGAAGCAGCTGTGTGGTAG